TGATTTCTCATTTTTCCCATTGCAAAGACCAGGCGATTTATCCCGAAGATTATTTAAAATACGCCGAAAAGCTGAAAACCCGGGATGACGCGCCGGAAGAAAATGAAACCGAGAGGATAAAAGAAGTGGCGAACGCTTACCATGTTTATCAGCGTTTGCTTTTGGAGAACAGTTCTCTGGATTTTGGCGATTTGATAAATTATTGTTTGAAATTGTTTCAGAAAAGGCCGCTGATTTTGAAAAAATATCGGGAAAAATTCAAATACATTTTAGTTGACGAATTTCAGGACACCAACTGGGCGCAATACGAGCTTATAAAAATCTTAGCGGCGCCGAAAAATAATCTGACCGTCTGTGCCGACGATGACCAATGTTTGCCGGGCAATTCAAAAATAGAGATTTTTGAGAACGATAAAATCAAAATAAAGGAAATTAAAAAAATTGAAATAGGCGATAAAGCATTAACAGCCGTAGGAAAAGGTCATATAGGGGTTGCTAATGTGAATAATGTTTTCGTCAAAAACAAGAGGGCAAAGATATTAACCGTTAAAACAGAAGGCGGCTATTCAGTAAGCGTGACAGATAATCATAAAATGTTTTGCTGTGTTCCAAGAACTGCTCGGCAGAATTATCATTATGTTTATTTGATGTTTAGAAAAAATTTGGGGTGGAGGATAGGGGTAACTGATGATTTAATTTTGCGGCTTAGGATAGAGCGTTCGGCAGATAAAATTTTGGCAATAAGGGCCTTTAACACTGATTCTGAAGCGAGATATCACGAAACATTGTGGTCGTTGAAGTACGGCATACCCACTTGTTGTTTTAAAAGCAGGGAAGGCATCGTTATCAAAGAAAATGAGTTGGCTAAATTATATAAGGAAATTAATACCGAAGATAATATACGGAAATTAGCTCAAGATTTAAATATTGACTTAGATTCGCCCCATTATTGTCTAGATGCCGTTAACAGGGGAAGAAGCGTCAGGATAATCATCAATTTGCAAATGTGCTACAGAAATTACCGAAGCAAGGAACACGTCAGAAGCGAGAAAACTCTGCTTTTGAATGGCTTGACAAGGCACAGGCTTTATTTGGAAACGTCAGACAAGCAAACAATTAAGAAGCTAAAAACAGCAGGATATATTCTTTATAAAGCGAGGAAAGGAATGAAATTAAACATAGAAGGAGGCGATGTAAAAGATCTTGAAGGAAAAGCAAGAGCGATAGAAAAAATTACAGGCGGATTCATAGAATATAAATTTAATGTTGCGAGCAAATACAGCAAGCCGTCAGGCACGGCACGAAATTATATGTCTTTGATTATGCCCGCAAAAAATTTAGTTTTAGGACACTATCTTCCGGTAAAAAAAGGCGCTGAGATAATTTACGATAAAATAATTTCAATTAAAGAAGTTGATAAAAAAATAAAAGTATATGATTTGGAAATCGACAAAACCCATAATTTTATAGCCAACGGAATAGTGGTCCACAATTCTGTTTATAGGTGGAGAGGGGCATCTTATAGCAACATAGTCCAATTCAATAAAGATTTCCCGAAAGCCGAGCAAATTTCTTTGGTTAAAAATTACCGGTCCGGCCAGAATATTTTGGATTTGGCTTATAAATTCATAAAAGCCAATAATCCCGACCGCCTTGAATACGTAAATAAAATAAACAAGGAATTAATCGCCCAGGAAAAAGGTGAAGGCAAAATAGAGCATATTTTGGCGAAGAACCTGGAAGAAGAAGTTGATAAAACAATAAAGAAGATCTTAGGGATTCTTAAAAAAGACAAAGACGCCGGTTATAACGATTTTGCGATTTTAGTCAGAGCCAATGACGCGGCCAATCCTTTTATTAAGGCCCTGGAGCGCGCGGGCTTGCCTTATCAATTTTTGGCTTCAAGAGGGCTTTATTCAAAGCCGGTTATTTTGGACGTAATCTCATATTTCAAACTTTTGGATAATTACCACGAGAGCCCGGCGGTTTACCGGATCTTGAATATGCCATTTTTGGAAATCCCGCCCGCGGATATTATGAAGCTTACTCAATACAGCCACAAAAAAACAAAGTCGCTTTATGAGGCGATGGAAGAGCTTCCTCTAATTCCGGGAA
The bacterium genome window above contains:
- a CDS encoding UvrD-helicase domain-containing protein; the protein is MPLNLEKLNKEQKEAVVHGQGPLLIVAGAGTGKTTVITQRIVNLIEKEKVKPEEILAVTFTEKAAAEMEERVDILLPYGYVDLWISTFHSFCERVLRDYALDIGLPADFKILDNTAGWLLVYRNLEKFNLDYYKPLGNPTKFIQALISHFSHCKDQAIYPEDYLKYAEKLKTRDDAPEENETERIKEVANAYHVYQRLLLENSSLDFGDLINYCLKLFQKRPLILKKYREKFKYILVDEFQDTNWAQYELIKILAAPKNNLTVCADDDQCLPGNSKIEIFENDKIKIKEIKKIEIGDKALTAVGKGHIGVANVNNVFVKNKRAKILTVKTEGGYSVSVTDNHKMFCCVPRTARQNYHYVYLMFRKNLGWRIGVTDDLILRLRIERSADKILAIRAFNTDSEARYHETLWSLKYGIPTCCFKSREGIVIKENELAKLYKEINTEDNIRKLAQDLNIDLDSPHYCLDAVNRGRSVRIIINLQMCYRNYRSKEHVRSEKTLLLNGLTRHRLYLETSDKQTIKKLKTAGYILYKARKGMKLNIEGGDVKDLEGKARAIEKITGGFIEYKFNVASKYSKPSGTARNYMSLIMPAKNLVLGHYLPVKKGAEIIYDKIISIKEVDKKIKVYDLEIDKTHNFIANGIVVHNSVYRWRGASYSNIVQFNKDFPKAEQISLVKNYRSGQNILDLAYKFIKANNPDRLEYVNKINKELIAQEKGEGKIEHILAKNLEEEVDKTIKKILGILKKDKDAGYNDFAILVRANDAANPFIKALERAGLPYQFLASRGLYSKPVILDVISYFKLLDNYHESPAVYRILNMPFLEIPPADIMKLTQYSHKKTKSLYEAMEELPLIPGISPEVQEKILFVLSLIKKHAIFAKEKSVSEIMIAFLKESGYIKYLTKKDDKEQFDLLNQFHKKVKNFESAAIEPTLGNFMREINLEIESGEEGKLEFDPEQGPDMIKIMTIHGAKGLEFKYVFLVNMVDKRFPTMERKDLIELPEDLIKDIKPTGDVHLQEERRICYVAITRAKKDIYFTSAEDYGGVRKKKLSRFLIEMGYQEKTEKPKNLKTQNEMLAEKPISVGTKNKPMPDYLPKHFSYSQLAAFDKCPLQYKFAFILKVPTRGKAVFSFGKTMHNTFYEFLKYANEGSASNQTNLFGFEEKTIKAGKKALSAGRHEKSLDLDDLTEIYEKNWIDEWYESKKQKEDYRKLGRKIIKDFYDEFVKNPPKVLKINNAFALEMPFNLKIGGYALYGVVDRIDEEDGGVTIIDYKTGNSKDKLYPGDKEQLLIYQIAAEEIFKLKPQKLAYHYLTDGKKASFLGTEKEKEQLKEKIIQEIEEIKGSDFKAKPSQLCAFCDFKDICDSAQR